In the genome of Dyadobacter fermentans DSM 18053, the window TTGTACTGTCCTGCGATGATCTCGGCCGTTTTGAATGCTCGCGATGCCGGGCTCGACACCAGAAGATCCGGCTTCACCCCTTCCTCAACCAGCCATTTCCCCATCGCGAGCGACTCCGACAAACCTTTGCTGTTGAGATTTCTGTCGAAATCCTTGATTCTGAAACTCTGGTCTTCGGCTGTCGCGTGGCGCACGAGAATGAGGGTCTTTTTCATCTGCTGATTTTTTCTTCAAAAGTAAATAATCTGCTTTTCTAAATCCGCTGGTAGGCGGCGAAAAATTGGAACGGTTATTTCAACCACTTAATGGCGGCAAACAACCTTTTGACATTATTTCGTCCACAAAAGGCGACATTAAATACGTAATTTTGTTCCTTGATCAACTTATAGAGAAGAATCCATTAGCAATAGATTATGTTACAGTTCCTTAAATATGTCCTGGCGACTTTCGTCGGCATTATACTCTTCCTCTTCCTCTCCTTTTTCATCCTCGCGGGCATCGGCTCGCTTTTTTCGTCTGAGGAAAAAGTGGTACTCGACGACAAATCCGTCCTCAAACTCGACCTCAACCAGCCCATTCAGGAAGTGGGCGTCGAAAATCCGCTCTCCGAATTCGGGATTCCTTTTAGCGGCGAAGACAATGTGGTAGGGCTAAAAGACATTCTGGACGCATTGAAAAGCGCCAAAGCAGATGATAAAATCAAGGGAATTTATCTGAAAACGGAAGGTCCAGAAGCGGGCTGGGCCACATTGGAAGAAATCCGCACGGCGCTGCTTGAATTCAAAAAATCGAAGAAATTCGTGGTTACTTATGGAGAGAGCTATTCCGAAAAAGGTTACTACATCGCCTCCGTGGCCGACAAAATTTACCTGAACCCGGCCGGCGGCATCGAATGGAACGGACTTTCGGCGGAATACAGCTTCTTCAAAGGCACATTCGATAAGCTGGAAATCAAACCATTGGTATTCCGCGTGGGCGAGTTTAAGAGTGCCATCGAAATGTTCTCCCGCCAGGATATGAGCGAAGCGAGCAAGAAGCAATCCGTTGAGCTCATCGGCGCGATCAATGATAATTTCCTTAAAAACATTTCGGCATCCCGCAGCATCCCCGTGGATGAGCTCAAAAACCTGGCGGATTCGCTGGCCGTCGAAAATCCGAAAGCTGCATTGAAATACAAATTCATCACGCACATGGGTTACCAGGACGAGCTTGAAGCCGCCATGAAAAAAGACCTGAAAGTGGCCGCCGACAAATCCATTTCCTACGTGGGCGTGAACAAGTACATCCAGGGCGCCAGCCCGGTTGAGAAAGGCGACTTTAACAAGCGCGTAGGCGTGCTGGTGGCCGAAGGTGAGATCACCGGCGGCGATGGCGGCGACGGCAATATCGGCTCCGAGAAATTTGTGAAGGAATTGAAGGAAATCCGTGAAAACGACAAAATAAAGGCCGTGGTCATCCGTATTAACTCTCCCGGCGGCAGTGCCCTCGCTTCGGACGTGATGTGGCGCGAAATCCAGCTTACGGCCAAGAAAAAGCCGGTAATCGCCTCGATGTCCGATGTAGCGGCCTCAGGTGGCTACTATATGGCCATGGGCTGCGATACGATCGTCGCCCAGCCGAACACGATCACCGGCTCGATCGGTATTTTCGGGCTAATTTTCAATGTGACCGATTTTATGAACAATAAACTGGGCATTACATTCGACGGCGTGGGAACAAGTCCGCATGCCGACTGGCCTACCGCAACGCGCGAAATGACCGAATTCGAAAAAGGAATGATCCAGAAGAGCGTGAATGAAGGCTACGAGACATTCACCCGCAAAGCCGCAGAAGGTCGCAAAATGCCGGTTGAAAAACTAAAAAGCCTCGCGCAGGGGCGTGTATGGTCGGGTGTGGAAGCCAAGCAAAATGGCCTCGTGGATGTGCTCGGCGGCGTGGATGATGCGATCAAACTAGCGGCCAAGGCGGCCAAACTGAATGAAGGCGATTACCGCATCCGCTACTACCCCGAAAAGAAACGCCCGCTTGACGAAATGTTCGAAAAACTGATGGGCAACAAAGAGGAAAAGGTAACAAACAAGGCGCTCGGCGACCTGGCTCCCTACGTGAAGATGTATAAAAAGCTTATGAATATGGGTGGAATGCAAACCAGGATGCCGTTCGAGCTGGTAATCCGCTAATTAGTTTGATTTGAAAAAAAGGCCTGCATCTCAAACATGCAGGCCTTTTTTTACTCCGTGATTTTAGCACCAGTTTTCTTATCGAGCTCTTGCCGCACAATCAGCACGGCGTGCTTGTTCGGAGCAATCGCGACGCCATCGAGCCGAGCGTAGACCTTCGTGAATTCAGCCCCGAAATACAGGATAATGGACGAATAATAGATCCAGGTGAGCAATATCACGATCGACGCCGATGCGCCGTATGCCGCACCGAGATCGGACTTCCCGAGGTAAAAACTGATGACAAATTTCCCGATCAGGAACAAAGTCGCGGTAAATGCAGCGCCTACAATACATTCCTTCCAGCGCAGGTCGCCGTCGGGAAGCACTTTAAAAATGACGGTAAACAATGCCGTGATGATCGTGAGGACCAATGCGAGGTTCACAATGTAAAACACCACTACCGATGCCTCCGAGAATAGCGCTTCCAGTCGCGCACTCAGCAAATCCACCAGCGCGCTCGCTCCCAGCGATACCACCAGCAGAAAGCCCAAAGTGAGGATTAATGAAAAGGAAATCAGCCTGTTTTTCAAATATTGCAGCCAGCCTTTCTTCGGTTTCGATTTAATGGCCCATATGAAATTGATGGAATCCTGCATTTCGGCAAAAACCCCGGTCGCCCCGATCAGCAAAGTACCGATCCCGATCCCTGCCGCCAATCCCGATTTGTCCGACAGCTCGGCATTTTTAAGGATATCCTGCAACTGCGACGCCGCACTCGCACCCACAAGCCCGCTGATTTGCCCAAACAACTCGCCCTGAATGGCTTCCCTACCAAAAAAAATGCTGAAAACCGAAATGATCACGAGCAGCATCGGAGCGAGCGAAAATATGGTATAGTAGGAAAGTGCGGCACTCAGCTTCATGCCATTGTCGTTCAGAAATTCATTGAAACTGTCTTGCAATAAAGACCAGAAGAGTTTGATACGTTTCATAGTATGCAGTGTTGATGCAGTTTTTTCCGGATGTTCGTCATCGGTTACCTGTAAACATTTATGCCAATCGGGCGGGCCCGGCAGCAAAACGCAAGCCCTTAAACGACAAAGAGGGCAACGCGTGTGCCCTCTTCATTCATTACAAATAGCGGTTTCGCACTTGTTTACAGCAGCAAACCGGCAAGTGTGGCCGACATGTACGATGCCAGCGTACCCGAGATCAGCGCCTTGAACCCCAGCCGCGCAAGGTCGGCGCGTCGCGACGGTGCCAATTCGCCAATCCCGCCCACCTGAATGGCGATGGAGCTGAAATTAGCAAAGCCACACAACGCGAAGCTGGTAATGACGATCGTCTTATGATCGAGCGTATCCCGGAGCTTCACCATATCGAGATAGGCGACGAACTCGTTGATCACCATTTTGGTGCCCATCAGCGAACCGGCCGCCTCAATGTCCTTTGCGGGCACGCCCATGGCCCATGCGAAGACGGAGAACACTTTTCCTAGAATAAAATTGAAGCTCAGCTGCGGAAACGCGAAGATGCCCCCGATGTAACCGAGCAGGTAATCTAGCAATGCCACGAGCGCGATGAAGCCGATCAGCATCGCAATCACATTGAACCCCACTTTAAGGCCTTCGCCTGCACCGGCGGCGATGGCATCGAGCAAATTGGCGTGCGTCTTCTGGATTTCGAGCTTCACCATTCCCTTGGTATCCGACTTGTCGGTCTCCGGAAACACGATTTTGGAAATCACCAATGCGCCCGGCGCGGCCATCAGGCTCGCCGCGATCAGGTATGGTGCCGGCACGCCCAATGAGATATAAACGGCCATTACACCGCCCGCAATGCAGGCGAAACTACCGGTCATGGACGCCATCAGCTCCGAATTCGTCATGTTTTTCAGATAAGGCTTGATCATAATCTGCGCCTCTACCTGCCCCACAAACGTGCTCGCCACATTGGAAAGCGCTTCTGCACCGCTCACGCCCATCAGCCAGTACACACCGCGCGCGATGAGCGACACCACGCGCTGCATAATGCCCAAATGGTAGAGCATATTCACCAGCACGGCTACAAAAATGATGGTTGGAATGACCTTGAAGAAGAAAACGAAGTCGTTGCCCGGCCCGAATGCGCGTTGCATAAGCTCGGGCCTCACCAATGTGCCGAATACGAAATCGGCACCTTTGTCGGAAAATGAAAGTAGTTTTTGGACTTTTTCCCCCAGCCACTGAAAAACCCGCTGCCCAATGTCCGTTCGGAGGATAAACACTGCAAGACCGAATTGAAGTCCCAGGCCCACGACCACCGTTCGATAATTGATGGCCTTTCTATTATTCGACATCGCAAAGGCAATGCCCAGGATCAAGACGATACCCAGCAGTCCTGTAAATCTCTCCATGCTTAGTTTGTTGTCACTTTTTAACCAAAGGTGCAAAATAACAACAAATTAGTTGGATGGGCGCTACCGCCTTAAAATATCAGGAAGAGAGGCAATTATTTAGAAGTTTTGTCTGATTTTGCCTCCGTCGCGATCGGATTGGCGTGCCGGT includes:
- the sppA gene encoding signal peptide peptidase SppA; its protein translation is MLQFLKYVLATFVGIILFLFLSFFILAGIGSLFSSEEKVVLDDKSVLKLDLNQPIQEVGVENPLSEFGIPFSGEDNVVGLKDILDALKSAKADDKIKGIYLKTEGPEAGWATLEEIRTALLEFKKSKKFVVTYGESYSEKGYYIASVADKIYLNPAGGIEWNGLSAEYSFFKGTFDKLEIKPLVFRVGEFKSAIEMFSRQDMSEASKKQSVELIGAINDNFLKNISASRSIPVDELKNLADSLAVENPKAALKYKFITHMGYQDELEAAMKKDLKVAADKSISYVGVNKYIQGASPVEKGDFNKRVGVLVAEGEITGGDGGDGNIGSEKFVKELKEIRENDKIKAVVIRINSPGGSALASDVMWREIQLTAKKKPVIASMSDVAASGGYYMAMGCDTIVAQPNTITGSIGIFGLIFNVTDFMNNKLGITFDGVGTSPHADWPTATREMTEFEKGMIQKSVNEGYETFTRKAAEGRKMPVEKLKSLAQGRVWSGVEAKQNGLVDVLGGVDDAIKLAAKAAKLNEGDYRIRYYPEKKRPLDEMFEKLMGNKEEKVTNKALGDLAPYVKMYKKLMNMGGMQTRMPFELVIR
- a CDS encoding YihY/virulence factor BrkB family protein; its protein translation is MKRIKLFWSLLQDSFNEFLNDNGMKLSAALSYYTIFSLAPMLLVIISVFSIFFGREAIQGELFGQISGLVGASAASQLQDILKNAELSDKSGLAAGIGIGTLLIGATGVFAEMQDSINFIWAIKSKPKKGWLQYLKNRLISFSLILTLGFLLVVSLGASALVDLLSARLEALFSEASVVVFYIVNLALVLTIITALFTVIFKVLPDGDLRWKECIVGAAFTATLFLIGKFVISFYLGKSDLGAAYGASASIVILLTWIYYSSIILYFGAEFTKVYARLDGVAIAPNKHAVLIVRQELDKKTGAKITE
- a CDS encoding NupC/NupG family nucleoside CNT transporter produces the protein MERFTGLLGIVLILGIAFAMSNNRKAINYRTVVVGLGLQFGLAVFILRTDIGQRVFQWLGEKVQKLLSFSDKGADFVFGTLVRPELMQRAFGPGNDFVFFFKVIPTIIFVAVLVNMLYHLGIMQRVVSLIARGVYWLMGVSGAEALSNVASTFVGQVEAQIMIKPYLKNMTNSELMASMTGSFACIAGGVMAVYISLGVPAPYLIAASLMAAPGALVISKIVFPETDKSDTKGMVKLEIQKTHANLLDAIAAGAGEGLKVGFNVIAMLIGFIALVALLDYLLGYIGGIFAFPQLSFNFILGKVFSVFAWAMGVPAKDIEAAGSLMGTKMVINEFVAYLDMVKLRDTLDHKTIVITSFALCGFANFSSIAIQVGGIGELAPSRRADLARLGFKALISGTLASYMSATLAGLLL